Proteins co-encoded in one Halorussus vallis genomic window:
- a CDS encoding WD40/YVTN/BNR-like repeat-containing protein: protein MSRQTRRSFVKVAGASLLTAAGTGALSATGNAQSGENEFTVVEDSPTTKTLFSAVNTAEGPYAVGAGGDVLARGNDGWRKVVEYGPQARSRPLKGADVTDDGRAVWFVGGSGVIGEFRVDTNTLTNYSAPKGKTSTWEDVAVVGTAGKNERLYFVNGSGELLVGVRQESGAVKYREVVKPGGGSTIPGIDFRSRKKGHVISTSQLVTETTDGGKNWSRIGIDFAGNAFYDVASVGASDVNVTAGGGIVYRYDGFRWTPHVIDDARQAIRGIDRDGEKGFAVGAGGKVYERQSAGQWTRHQTPTDTKFNGGASGPDYDVAVGTGGTIVERAVGGGGGGTTTTTTTATTTTETSTSTTATETDTTTATTSATSTTETLTSTPTATTTASTTSTTMKTSATTTTTTGDATTAARLDGDLAPEFTVEIDPRLVNRILEGEWIIEDS from the coding sequence ATGTCACGGCAAACCCGCAGGAGTTTCGTGAAAGTCGCAGGAGCATCGCTACTGACGGCCGCCGGGACCGGCGCGCTCAGCGCCACCGGGAACGCCCAGTCCGGCGAGAACGAGTTCACCGTCGTCGAGGACTCCCCGACGACGAAGACGCTGTTCAGCGCGGTCAACACCGCCGAGGGGCCGTACGCGGTCGGCGCGGGCGGCGACGTCCTCGCCCGCGGAAACGACGGCTGGCGGAAGGTCGTCGAGTACGGCCCGCAGGCCCGGAGTCGACCGCTGAAGGGCGCCGACGTCACCGACGACGGCCGGGCCGTCTGGTTCGTCGGCGGGTCGGGGGTCATCGGCGAGTTCCGGGTCGACACCAACACGCTGACCAACTACTCCGCGCCGAAGGGCAAGACGAGCACGTGGGAGGACGTCGCGGTGGTCGGCACCGCCGGCAAGAACGAACGCCTCTACTTCGTCAACGGGTCGGGCGAACTGCTCGTCGGCGTCCGCCAGGAGTCTGGCGCGGTGAAGTACCGCGAGGTCGTCAAACCCGGCGGCGGGTCGACCATCCCCGGCATCGACTTCCGGAGTCGGAAGAAGGGCCACGTCATCAGCACCAGCCAACTCGTCACCGAGACCACCGACGGCGGCAAGAACTGGTCCCGAATCGGCATCGACTTCGCCGGCAACGCGTTCTACGACGTCGCCAGCGTCGGGGCGAGCGACGTCAACGTCACCGCCGGCGGCGGCATAGTGTACCGCTACGACGGCTTCCGCTGGACGCCCCACGTCATCGACGACGCCCGGCAGGCCATCCGGGGCATCGACCGCGACGGCGAGAAGGGGTTCGCGGTCGGCGCCGGCGGTAAGGTCTACGAGCGCCAGTCGGCGGGCCAGTGGACCCGCCACCAGACGCCGACCGACACGAAGTTCAACGGCGGGGCCAGCGGTCCCGACTACGACGTCGCGGTCGGCACCGGCGGCACCATCGTCGAGCGCGCGGTCGGCGGAGGCGGCGGTGGGACGACCACAACGACCACGACCGCGACGACGACCACGGAAACGAGCACGAGTACGACCGCGACCGAAACGGACACGACGACCGCGACGACCTCGGCAACTTCGACGACGGAGACGTTGACGTCGACTCCGACCGCCACGACGACTGCGTCCACGACGTCGACGACGATGAAGACCTCCGCGACGACGACCACGACGACGGGCGACGCCACGACCGCGGCGAGGCTGGACGGCGACCTCGCGCCCGAGTTCACCGTGGAAATCGACCCGCGGTTGGTGAATCGAATCCTCGAAGGTGAGTGGATAATCGAGGACTCGTAG
- a CDS encoding ATP-binding protein, with the protein MLRRLRFRSPRSAEFAITLLGIVLSGVAIGRFPFAVVVRAPFAEAVIHAVLVGAPGLVLVYGGLRLSESGIDPEAYPRVAHWCFGGVGVLLVGLGLLGLNPAGRIANPVEAGIFATAIGGVGGFTIGLHDAQAVTRAEEAEAHQRRLRRQKQALERQNEQLESFASMLAHELRNPLQIAQIYLQQIPTDDGSALAEVEHAHDRIEEMIDILLVTARRTDPDISWEAVPLADVCTETWSAVETNGAELAVETDRTIRADPLHLRHLLENLCKNAVEHSSTSPRRNDENAVEHGDWSPTVRVGDLPDGFFVADDGPGIPEDERETVFDAGYSTRKDGIGLGLTFVARLADTYGWECAATESEAGGARFEFRNVELVESEGR; encoded by the coding sequence ATGCTTCGCCGGCTCCGGTTCCGCTCGCCGAGGAGTGCCGAGTTCGCCATCACGCTCCTGGGAATTGTTCTCTCGGGCGTTGCGATCGGACGATTCCCGTTCGCGGTCGTCGTCCGGGCACCGTTCGCGGAGGCGGTCATCCACGCCGTCCTCGTCGGCGCGCCCGGCCTCGTCCTCGTCTACGGCGGCCTGAGACTCTCCGAAAGTGGTATCGACCCCGAGGCGTACCCGCGGGTGGCCCACTGGTGTTTCGGTGGGGTGGGCGTGTTGCTCGTCGGCCTCGGCCTGCTCGGACTCAACCCCGCGGGCCGAATCGCCAACCCCGTCGAGGCCGGAATCTTCGCCACGGCCATCGGGGGCGTCGGCGGGTTCACCATCGGCCTCCACGACGCCCAGGCCGTCACTCGGGCCGAAGAGGCCGAGGCCCACCAGCGCCGACTTCGGCGGCAGAAACAGGCGCTCGAACGCCAGAACGAGCAGTTGGAGAGCTTCGCGAGCATGCTCGCCCACGAACTCCGCAATCCGCTTCAGATCGCCCAGATATACCTCCAGCAGATACCGACCGACGACGGGAGCGCCCTCGCCGAAGTCGAACACGCCCACGACCGCATCGAGGAGATGATCGACATCCTGCTGGTGACCGCGCGGCGGACGGACCCGGACATAAGTTGGGAGGCGGTCCCGCTGGCCGACGTCTGCACGGAAACTTGGTCGGCCGTGGAGACGAACGGGGCTGAACTCGCCGTCGAAACCGACCGGACGATTCGCGCGGACCCTCTTCACCTCCGCCACCTCCTAGAGAACCTCTGTAAGAACGCTGTGGAGCATAGCTCCACGAGCCCTCGTCGGAACGACGAGAACGCCGTCGAACACGGCGACTGGTCGCCGACCGTCAGGGTCGGCGACCTGCCCGACGGCTTCTTCGTCGCCGACGACGGTCCCGGTATCCCCGAGGACGAGCGCGAAACCGTCTTCGACGCGGGCTACAGCACGCGCAAGGACGGCATCGGACTCGGCCTCACCTTCGTGGCTCGGCTCGCAGACACCTACGGCTGGGAGTGCGCGGCGACCGAGAGCGAGGCGGGCGGCGCGCGCTTCGAGTTCCGGAACGTCGAACTCGTCGAGTCCGAGGGCCGATAG
- a CDS encoding DUF7351 domain-containing protein, which translates to MPSDDEGVARPREAFALLGHDLRLEILLALLDRWRAAHTEPQRYSELMRAVGLQDSGKFNYHLGRLRGAYLRKTEDGYVPTASATALYRAVLANRPTESAARSELDSDAACPDCEESLVATYEGDFLTLRCPGCDRVVGDFTYPFPKNGLDDRTDAEVVRAVYQRARSQVGLARQGQCPDCAGTTTVAIRRGLLDRDDEHDVEITCDTCTWVVAVDFLLPLLSDARVAAALVDLDVPVETAFSWELPEPTVTVASDDPLEFELRIESDGGTATVVVDGDLDVRSVTTDDGCDDGRDAGRASR; encoded by the coding sequence ATGCCGAGCGACGACGAGGGTGTGGCCCGACCCCGGGAGGCGTTCGCGCTCCTCGGCCACGACCTCCGTCTCGAGATCCTGCTGGCGTTGCTCGACCGCTGGCGGGCCGCCCACACCGAGCCACAGCGGTACTCGGAGCTGATGCGCGCGGTCGGCCTGCAGGACAGCGGGAAGTTCAACTACCATCTGGGGAGGCTGCGCGGCGCGTACCTCCGGAAGACCGAAGACGGCTACGTTCCGACGGCCAGCGCGACCGCGCTCTACCGGGCGGTGCTCGCGAATCGCCCGACGGAGTCGGCGGCGCGATCGGAACTCGACAGCGACGCGGCCTGCCCCGACTGCGAAGAGTCGCTGGTCGCCACCTACGAGGGGGACTTTCTCACCCTCCGCTGTCCGGGGTGCGACCGGGTGGTCGGCGACTTCACCTACCCGTTCCCGAAGAACGGACTCGACGACCGCACCGACGCGGAGGTCGTCCGCGCGGTGTACCAGCGCGCTCGCTCGCAGGTCGGACTGGCGCGGCAGGGCCAGTGTCCCGACTGCGCCGGAACGACGACCGTCGCGATACGGCGGGGCCTCCTCGACCGGGACGACGAGCACGACGTCGAGATAACCTGCGACACCTGTACCTGGGTGGTCGCGGTCGATTTCCTCCTGCCGCTGCTCTCGGACGCCCGCGTCGCGGCGGCGCTGGTGGACCTCGACGTTCCAGTGGAGACGGCCTTCTCGTGGGAGTTGCCCGAGCCGACGGTGACCGTCGCGTCGGACGACCCGCTCGAATTCGAACTGCGAATCGAGTCCGACGGCGGGACGGCGACCGTCGTCGTCGACGGCGACCTCGACGTGCGCTCGGTCACCACCGACGATGGATGCGACGACGGACGCGACGCCGGCCGAGCATCTCGGTGA
- a CDS encoding metallophosphoesterase family protein — protein sequence MKIAIVSDTHIPEREEAIPESFRERIAAADHTIHAGDFETTEVLADVRELATELTAVHGNIDATDVAIELPTVSDVTLGGVTFVVTHGTFNLVEAAVYSHNGTVTSREDWLNAIADTARARTRVWDGDGVVGIGGHTHRVEDEVHEGVRVLNPGSATGAAPADSATMMTAVVDDGAVEVTLHEA from the coding sequence ATGAAAATTGCCATCGTCTCCGACACGCACATTCCAGAACGGGAGGAAGCGATTCCGGAATCCTTCCGAGAGCGAATTGCGGCGGCGGATCACACGATTCACGCTGGCGACTTCGAGACGACGGAGGTCCTCGCGGATGTCCGTGAGCTTGCGACGGAGCTGACGGCCGTACACGGCAACATCGATGCAACCGACGTAGCGATCGAACTGCCGACCGTTTCGGACGTGACTCTCGGAGGCGTCACGTTCGTCGTCACGCACGGCACGTTCAATCTCGTCGAAGCGGCCGTCTACAGTCATAACGGAACGGTTACGAGCCGTGAAGACTGGTTGAACGCGATTGCGGACACGGCCCGCGCGCGAACTCGTGTGTGGGACGGCGATGGCGTCGTCGGAATCGGCGGCCACACGCATCGGGTCGAGGACGAGGTCCACGAGGGAGTCCGTGTGCTGAACCCCGGCTCCGCAACGGGAGCGGCGCCGGCCGACAGCGCGACCATGATGACCGCCGTCGTCGACGACGGCGCGGTCGAGGTGACGCTGCACGAGGCGTGA
- a CDS encoding M23 family metallopeptidase, producing MTQNTTRSSDSPEGESSSRSLRSLSGWFVRWLAGVNMFALMGVFFAVGFLAEAVPPLAPYDWVFFLLGGILPILLATVSTEEDGYDHEMSNRDRATFVASMLRWAFTPWGIYTQFLQIAGTLAAYLRYLGRLPNRDRHVPKTELTLPFDGEWTTVNGGVTQRTSHSWGIVSQRYAYDFVVTDADGDTHAGDGGELTDYYAFGKPIRAPADGTVVKTKDSLRDYPKPGSGWIEWRTWDIAGNHVVVRHADGEYSLLAHLQEGSVTVEPGDEVARGDVVGACGNSGASTEPHLHFQIQDSANFWFAAGLVPRFVDTTVARDDDRRADHEEYDEAPESGDGLYLWAGDVVSPVGG from the coding sequence ATGACCCAGAACACGACCCGGAGCTCCGACTCGCCCGAGGGGGAGTCTTCGTCTCGGTCGCTCCGGTCGCTCTCGGGCTGGTTCGTGCGGTGGCTCGCGGGCGTCAACATGTTCGCGTTGATGGGGGTCTTCTTCGCGGTGGGGTTCCTCGCCGAGGCAGTTCCGCCGCTGGCTCCGTACGATTGGGTGTTCTTCCTGCTCGGCGGAATCCTGCCGATACTGCTGGCGACGGTGTCGACCGAGGAGGACGGCTACGACCACGAGATGTCGAACCGCGACCGGGCGACGTTCGTCGCCTCGATGCTCCGCTGGGCGTTCACCCCGTGGGGCATCTACACCCAGTTCCTCCAGATCGCCGGGACGCTCGCGGCGTACCTCCGGTACCTGGGCCGACTGCCGAACCGCGACCGCCACGTTCCGAAGACGGAACTGACCCTCCCGTTCGACGGCGAGTGGACGACGGTCAACGGCGGGGTTACCCAGCGCACCTCTCACTCGTGGGGCATCGTCTCCCAGCGGTACGCCTACGACTTCGTCGTCACCGACGCGGACGGCGACACCCACGCGGGCGACGGCGGCGAACTGACCGACTACTACGCCTTCGGGAAGCCGATTCGCGCGCCCGCCGACGGCACCGTCGTGAAGACGAAGGACTCGCTTCGGGACTACCCCAAACCCGGTTCGGGATGGATAGAGTGGCGGACCTGGGACATCGCGGGCAACCACGTCGTCGTCCGCCACGCCGACGGCGAGTACAGCCTGCTCGCGCACCTCCAGGAAGGGAGCGTCACCGTCGAACCCGGCGACGAAGTCGCGCGCGGCGACGTCGTCGGCGCGTGCGGCAACTCCGGGGCCTCGACCGAACCCCACCTCCACTTCCAGATTCAGGACAGCGCGAACTTCTGGTTCGCCGCGGGCCTCGTCCCCCGGTTCGTCGACACGACCGTCGCCCGCGACGACGACCGGCGCGCCGACCACGAGGAGTACGACGAGGCTCCCGAATCCGGAGACGGCCTGTACCTCTGGGCCGGCGACGTGGTCTCGCCCGTGGGTGGCTAA
- a CDS encoding ATP-binding cassette domain-containing protein gives MTYAIETADLTKSFGETRALDGIDLQIDRGSVFGLLGPNGAGKTTIIRILATLLDPDGGSATVLGHDVERDPAAVRESVSLTGQYASIDEDLTGRENLVLVARLLGFRWREARARANDLLGAFGLADAATRQVRTYSGGMRRRLDIAASLVVTPEVLFLDEPTTGLDPRSRNQVWKIIRAIAAEGTTVVLTTQYLEEADHLADRLAVIDDGRIIAEGTSRELKASVGANTLDVRLRDPDRRPEAESILADVLGTEVRRGTDRDALSASVTDDERSAEALMALARAGVRVAEFSLGQASLDEVFLALTGRPAEERIEGAAA, from the coding sequence ATGACGTACGCCATAGAGACCGCAGACCTGACGAAATCGTTCGGAGAGACGCGCGCCCTGGACGGTATCGACTTACAGATAGACCGGGGGTCCGTCTTCGGACTCCTCGGGCCTAACGGCGCTGGCAAGACGACCATCATCCGAATTCTGGCGACACTGCTGGACCCCGACGGCGGTTCGGCGACCGTCCTCGGCCACGACGTCGAGCGCGACCCGGCGGCGGTTCGCGAGAGCGTGAGCCTCACCGGCCAGTACGCCTCTATCGACGAGGACCTCACGGGCCGCGAGAACCTCGTCCTCGTGGCCCGCCTCCTCGGATTCCGGTGGCGGGAGGCCAGAGCGCGCGCGAACGACCTGCTTGGAGCATTCGGCCTCGCCGACGCCGCGACGCGCCAGGTCCGGACCTACTCCGGCGGCATGCGGCGGCGCCTCGACATCGCCGCGAGCCTCGTCGTCACGCCGGAGGTGCTGTTCCTCGACGAACCGACGACCGGCCTCGACCCGCGGAGTCGAAACCAGGTCTGGAAAATCATCCGCGCCATCGCCGCCGAGGGGACCACCGTCGTCCTCACGACCCAGTACCTCGAAGAGGCCGACCACCTCGCCGACCGACTCGCCGTCATCGACGACGGGCGCATCATCGCCGAGGGGACGAGCCGCGAACTGAAGGCGAGCGTCGGCGCGAACACGCTCGACGTCCGCCTGCGAGACCCCGACCGGCGTCCGGAGGCCGAGTCGATTCTGGCGGACGTCCTCGGCACCGAAGTTCGGCGCGGGACCGACCGGGACGCGCTTTCGGCTAGCGTCACCGACGACGAGCGCTCGGCCGAGGCGTTGATGGCGCTCGCCAGGGCCGGCGTCCGGGTCGCCGAGTTCTCGCTCGGTCAGGCGAGCCTCGACGAGGTGTTCCTCGCGCTCACAGGTCGCCCCGCCGAGGAGCGGATCGAGGGGGCGGCCGCGTGA
- a CDS encoding ABC transporter permease — translation MSAETPEAPPVVEEEIGDVLSRTERPPRAGALSASLTLGWRALLKIKHVPFQLFDVTAFPLMNTLLFTFLFGGALAGSPREYIQFLLPGILVQAVLFITVYTGVGLNTDIDEGLFDRFQSLPIWQPAPLVGALLGDLLRYTIAACMVLGLGFVLGFRPGAGVVGVLLALALVLVFAFALSWIWIAVGLTVETPESVMTTSFLLLFPVTFVSNIFVDPATMPAWLRTVVGLNPVTHLVDACRGLMHGGDALGDVTWVLVAAAAVLAVAAPLSLRMYRKER, via the coding sequence GTGAGTGCCGAGACGCCGGAGGCGCCCCCGGTCGTCGAGGAGGAGATCGGAGACGTGCTCTCCCGGACCGAGCGCCCGCCGCGCGCCGGCGCGCTCTCGGCCTCGCTCACCCTCGGCTGGCGGGCGCTGTTGAAGATCAAGCACGTGCCGTTTCAGCTCTTCGACGTCACGGCGTTCCCGCTCATGAACACGCTGCTGTTCACCTTCCTGTTCGGCGGCGCCCTCGCGGGGTCGCCGCGCGAGTACATCCAGTTCCTCCTGCCGGGCATCCTCGTCCAGGCCGTCCTCTTCATCACCGTCTACACGGGCGTCGGGCTGAACACCGACATCGACGAGGGGCTGTTCGACCGCTTCCAGTCGCTCCCCATCTGGCAGCCCGCACCGCTAGTCGGGGCGCTCCTCGGCGACCTGTTGCGCTACACTATCGCGGCGTGCATGGTCCTCGGACTCGGGTTCGTCCTGGGCTTCCGACCCGGGGCCGGAGTCGTGGGGGTGCTCCTCGCGCTCGCGCTGGTGCTCGTCTTCGCGTTCGCCCTGTCGTGGATCTGGATAGCGGTCGGACTGACCGTCGAGACGCCCGAGTCCGTCATGACGACGAGCTTCCTGTTGCTCTTCCCGGTCACGTTCGTGAGCAACATCTTCGTCGACCCGGCGACCATGCCGGCGTGGCTCCGGACCGTGGTCGGCCTGAACCCCGTCACCCACCTCGTCGACGCTTGCCGCGGACTGATGCACGGCGGCGATGCGCTCGGAGACGTGACGTGGGTGCTCGTCGCCGCCGCCGCGGTCCTCGCCGTGGCCGCACCGCTCTCGCTCCGGATGTACCGCAAGGAGCGGTGA
- a CDS encoding winged helix-turn-helix domain-containing protein — translation MSEDCPPSELFALLDDEYARAILTATSKEPMSAKALSEDCDASLPTVYRRADRLVECGLLTERTEVVADGHHYSVYEARLRRLTVELDDGDLAVDVEEQRADDMADRFTEMWEEI, via the coding sequence GTGAGTGAGGACTGCCCACCGAGCGAGCTTTTCGCGCTCCTCGACGACGAGTACGCGCGGGCCATCCTCACCGCAACGAGCAAAGAACCGATGTCCGCAAAAGCCCTCAGCGAGGACTGTGACGCCTCGCTCCCGACCGTCTACCGGCGCGCCGACCGCCTCGTCGAGTGCGGGCTCCTGACCGAGCGAACCGAGGTCGTCGCCGACGGCCACCACTACAGCGTCTACGAGGCCCGCCTGCGGCGGCTCACCGTCGAACTCGACGACGGCGACCTCGCCGTCGACGTGGAAGAACAGCGCGCCGACGACATGGCCGACCGCTTCACCGAGATGTGGGAGGAGATATGA
- a CDS encoding DUF7521 family protein — MTAVSLLQAGATQQYVDYLVLLGVTSVAMVLGLFIVFQAYRGYRRNASRRMLYLALGLALLTVAPFALSIAVASLGRTLGLGPRTYTFFLPVTTRLVEIAGLGCILYSLNTRT; from the coding sequence ATGACGGCGGTGTCGCTCCTCCAGGCCGGCGCTACCCAGCAGTACGTCGACTACCTCGTCCTGCTCGGCGTGACCAGCGTCGCGATGGTCCTCGGCCTGTTCATCGTCTTTCAGGCCTACCGCGGCTACCGGCGCAATGCGAGCCGTCGGATGCTGTATCTCGCGCTCGGCCTCGCGCTACTGACGGTCGCGCCGTTCGCGCTCTCCATCGCCGTGGCGTCGCTCGGCCGCACGCTCGGCCTCGGTCCCCGGACGTACACGTTCTTCCTGCCGGTGACGACCCGCCTGGTGGAGATCGCGGGCCTGGGATGCATCCTCTACTCGCTCAACACGCGGACCTGA
- a CDS encoding ABC transporter ATP-binding protein, producing MNAIETTELTKRYGDATAVEGLDLSVPEGVVYGFLGPNGAGKTTTMRMLTTLTRPTSGTARVAGRSVADRDAVVSRIGYLPEEPPLYDELTAREQLHYIADLRDIDVDDRIEALLDRFDLAEDADKRVGAYSKGMKQKTALIQTILHEPEVVFLDEPTSGLDPRAARTVRELVAELTDDGMTVFLSTHILPVVEEIADVVGVLSDGSLVAEDAPERLTSRAEDERTLEDVFLAVTSEEPAAPTP from the coding sequence ATGAACGCCATCGAAACCACCGAACTGACGAAACGCTACGGGGACGCGACCGCCGTCGAGGGGCTCGACCTCTCGGTTCCGGAGGGGGTCGTCTACGGCTTTCTCGGGCCGAACGGCGCGGGCAAGACCACCACGATGCGGATGCTGACGACGCTCACGCGCCCGACGAGCGGGACGGCTCGCGTCGCGGGGCGGTCCGTCGCGGACCGCGACGCCGTCGTCTCCAGAATCGGGTATCTTCCCGAAGAGCCGCCGCTCTACGACGAACTGACCGCACGCGAGCAGTTACACTACATCGCCGACCTGCGCGATATCGACGTGGACGACCGGATCGAGGCGCTGCTCGACCGGTTCGACCTCGCCGAGGACGCCGACAAGCGCGTCGGCGCCTACTCGAAGGGGATGAAACAGAAGACGGCGCTGATTCAGACGATTCTGCACGAACCCGAGGTCGTCTTCCTCGACGAACCGACCTCGGGGCTGGACCCGCGGGCGGCTCGCACGGTCCGCGAACTCGTCGCGGAACTGACCGACGACGGGATGACCGTCTTCCTCTCGACGCACATCCTCCCGGTGGTCGAGGAGATCGCCGATGTCGTCGGCGTGCTCTCCGACGGGTCGCTGGTCGCCGAGGATGCGCCGGAACGGCTTACGAGCCGAGCCGAGGACGAGCGGACGCTGGAAGACGTCTTCCTCGCGGTCACCAGCGAAGAACCCGCGGCTCCGACACCATGA